In a genomic window of Quercus lobata isolate SW786 chromosome 4, ValleyOak3.0 Primary Assembly, whole genome shotgun sequence:
- the LOC115984428 gene encoding receptor-like protein 15, giving the protein MSNNEFQGSIPSSFGNLVFLRRLDLSGNNFSGTVPIHFIMGCYQLELLTLSNNSFSGPIFPTNFNLTKLQFLHLDNNHFSGMLPTWMGNMSSLMQIVIAKNHFEGPIPIELCKLLSLTFLDLSDNNLSGSIPSCFNSSSIKFFQLNKNFLSGPIPTTFPNNSNLLVLNLRDNHLTGNIPNWIGSLSALRILLLKSNYLGGQIPIQLCLLQNLNILDLSYNKFSGSIPLCLSNITFDASARRTFSRDSYGELFLSNSLSLSRNIEDLNNFMHMSNGDVNAFEEVEFATKSRTYSYKGDILEYMFGVDLSCNNLSGEIPPKLGRMSSNIRALNLSHNNLSGPIPVTFSNLKEIESLDLSFNNLNGKIPPQLTEMTSLAVFSVAHNNLSGTTPDRKNQFITFDESSYEGNPLLCGPPLRNGCTKLRPPSTMPVDNEGEVGGSFMDKDVFYISFMVAYITVMLGIVAVLYINPYWRRVWFNLIEVCIDTCYCFVVVHYRKLFSLRSG; this is encoded by the coding sequence ATGTCTAACAATGAATTTCAAGGCAgtattccttcttcttttgggaATTTGGTTTTCTTACGGCGTCTAGACTTGTCTGGGAATAATTTCTCAGGAACAGTACCGATACATTTCATAATGGGCTGCTACcagttagaacttctcacatTATCAAACAATAGCTTCAGTGGACCAATATTTCCTACCaattttaatttgactaagCTACAATTTTTACATTTGGACAACAATCACTTCTCAGGCATGCTTCCAACATGGATGGGGAACATGTCATCTTTAATGCAAATTGTTATAgccaaaaatcattttgaagGTCCTATTCCAATCGAATTATGCAAACTCCTTTCTCTTACATTTCTTGACCTTTCTGACAACAATTTGTCTGGCTCTATTCCATCTTGCTTCAATTCCTCAAGtatcaaattttttcaattaaataaaaatttcttgagCGGTCCAATTCCAACTACTTTCCCAAATAACTCCAATCTACTTGTACTGAATCTTCGAGATAACCATCTAACTGGCAACATTCCCAATTGGATTGGAAGCCTCTCCGCATTGAGAATTctcctcttgaaatcaaattatttAGGAGGTCAGATTCCAATTCAATTATGCCTCTTGCAGAACTTAAACATTTTGGATCTTTcatacaataaattttcaggTTCGATACCTCTTTGCTTGAGTAACATTACTTTCGATGCATCTGCCCGAAGAACTTTTTCAAGAGATTCATATGGAGAGTTATTTCTGTCCAATAGTTTGTCATTATCAAGAAATATTGAAGatctaaataattttatgcatatGTCCAATGGAGATGTGAATGCTTTTGAAGAAGTAGAGTTTGCAACAAAAAGTAGAACTTACTCCTACAAGGGTGACATCCTCGAGTACATGTTTGGAGTTGACCTCTCGTGCAACAACCTATCAGGTGAAATCCCACCAAAACTCGGTAGGATGAGCAGCAACATTCGTGCATTGAATTTGTCACACAACAATCTATCCGGACCAATCCCTGTGACATTCTCAAATTTAAAGGAAATAGAAAGTCTGGATCTTTCCTTCAACAATTTGAATGGCAAAATTCCACCCCAGTTAACTGAAATGACCTCTTTAGCGGTGTTTAGTGTGGCACACAACAACTTATCAGGTACAACACCTGATAGAAAAAACCAATTCATTACTTTTGATGAAAGCAGTTATGAGGGGAACCCTCTCCTATGTGGACCTCCATTACGTAATGGTTGCACCAAATTGAGACCACCATCGACAATGCCAGTGGATAATGAGGGGGAAGTAGGTGGTAGTTTCATGGACAAGGATGTCTTCTACATAAGCTTCATGGTGGCTTACATAACAGTCATGTTGGGAATTGTTGCAGTTCTCTACATAAATCCATACTGGCGTAGGGTGTGGTTTAACCTCATTGAAGTATGTATTGACACTTGCTACTGTTTTGTTGTGGTTCATTACCGTAAGTTATTCAGTTTAAGGAGTGGATAG
- the LOC115984425 gene encoding receptor-like protein 15 yields the protein MELGRFWWWPVVLVLVHFGMNGCFGCWEQERIALLQYKVSTVNYTDKYFFTPWDSADKESDCCEWERVKCNITTGRVIQLALNLTISYWSRESGGGWYFNASLFLPFEELQYLDLSENGIRGWVPNEGFERFSALKKLEVLHLENNNFNNSILSSLSGIASLKELYLGSNNLNGSMPIQGFGSLSLLSKLEVLHLESNNFNNSVFSSLSGIASLKELDFSVNNLNGSIHIQEFEEFSNLENLYMRGNEINEFVTKKGRIGCIWIKIK from the exons atggAGTTGGGGCGTTTTTGGTGGTGGCCGGTGGTGTTAGTTTTGGTTCATTTTGGTATGAATGGGTGCTTTGGTTGCTGGGAGCAAGAGAGAATTGCTCTCTTGCAATACAAAGTTTCCACTGTCAACTACActgataaatatttttttacaccTTGGGACTCAGCCGACAAAGAGAGTGATTGCTGTGAGTGGGAAAGAGTGAAGTGCAACATCACTACTGGCCGTGTAATCCAACTTGCTCTTAATCTCACGATATCCTATTGGAGTAGAGAAAGTGGAGGAGGTTGGTACTTTAATGCCTCTCTATTTCTTCCCTTTGAAGAGCTCCAGTACCTCGATTTGAGTGAAAATGGGATTCGTGGATGGGTCCCAAATGAAG GTTTTGAAAGATTCTCTGCGTTGAAGAAGCTGGAGGTGCTTCACttggaaaataataatttcaataatagCATTCTTTCATCCTTGAGTGGAATTGCTTCCCTGAAGGAACTATATTTGGGGTCCAACAATTTGAATGGATCAATGCCCATCCAAG GTTTTGGAAGCTTATCTTTGTTGAGCAAGCTAGAGGTGCTTCACTTGGAAAgtaataatttcaataatagCGTTTTTTCATCCCTTAGTGGTATTGCTTCGCTCAAGGAACTAGATTTTAGCGTCAACAATTTGAATGGATCAATCCACATCCAAG aaTTTGAAGAATTTAGCAATTTGGAGAATCTTTACATGCGTGGCAATGAGATCAATGAATTCGTGACAAAAAAAGGTAGGATAGGTTGTATATggattaaaatcaaataa
- the LOC115984427 gene encoding receptor-like protein 14 translates to MTSLNILEMNGCGLMGSLPPQGWCELRKLQEIDLSYNNFEGILPSCMANLTSLRVLDLSYNNFNGNIDQSPLSSLSSLEYLSFSNNNFLIPSTLSFLFNLSNLKILLSDNNILALESDSHTWIPKFQLKVFSLSNCSFNILNSTLPKFLHYQYDL, encoded by the exons ATGACTTCTCTTAATATATTGGAAATGAACGGCTGTGGACTGATGGGCAGCTTACCTCCCCAag GCTGGTGTGAACTTAGGAAGCTCCAAGAGATAGACCTCAGCTACAATAACTTTGAAGGGATACTACCTTCATGTATGGCGAACTTGACATCACTCCGTGTATTGGATCTCTCTTACAATAATTTTAATGGGAACATTGATCAGTCCCCACTATCAAGTTTGTCATCACTTGAGTACCTTTCTTTCTCAAATAACAACTTCTTGATCCCATCCACATTGTCATTCCTTTTCAACCTCTCAAACCTTAAGATCTTATTAAGTGATAACAATATATTGGCTTTAGAATCTGACTCCCATACTTGGATTCCAAAGTTCCAATTAAAGGTTTTCAGTTTGTCGAATTGTTCATTTAACATTCTCAATAGCACACTTCCCAAATTTCTTCATTACCAATATGATTTGTGA